A section of the Bradyrhizobium oligotrophicum S58 genome encodes:
- a CDS encoding HD domain-containing protein codes for MMTLPELAAAALERFLSSYMRRRFGSSHTQLSEMLPAAARIALECIGNSDALYHNVEHTLLVTLAGHEILRGRALHSHMTAEDYVHVIMACLLHDIGYVRGLFKEDDSDGFVIDRGGRKICLPRGSSDASLMPYHVDRSKLYVINRIEGMAPLDKDRIARAIEGTRFPPLAGQQFDEEQSIVRAADLIGQLGDPNYIRKANALYHEFEEVGINRQLGYGSPADIVNRYPQFYWNSVAPHIQTEIRYLNMTSTGRQWIANLYANVFRAERDISLSGPQT; via the coding sequence ATGATGACCTTACCGGAGCTCGCGGCAGCGGCGTTGGAGCGGTTCCTCAGCTCCTATATGCGCCGGCGTTTCGGATCCTCCCACACCCAGCTGTCGGAGATGCTTCCGGCTGCGGCTCGCATCGCGCTGGAATGCATCGGCAACAGCGATGCGCTGTATCACAACGTCGAGCACACATTGCTGGTCACGCTTGCAGGTCATGAGATCCTGCGTGGTCGTGCGCTCCACAGCCATATGACGGCGGAGGACTATGTCCACGTGATCATGGCCTGTCTGCTGCACGACATCGGTTATGTGCGGGGTCTGTTCAAGGAGGACGATAGCGACGGCTTCGTCATCGATCGGGGCGGCCGCAAGATCTGCCTGCCGCGCGGCTCCTCCGATGCCAGCCTGATGCCGTATCACGTCGATCGCTCCAAGCTGTACGTCATCAACCGCATCGAAGGCATGGCGCCGCTCGACAAGGACCGCATCGCCCGCGCCATCGAGGGCACGCGCTTTCCGCCGCTTGCGGGCCAGCAGTTCGACGAGGAGCAGTCGATCGTGCGTGCGGCCGATCTGATCGGGCAGCTCGGCGATCCCAACTACATCCGCAAGGCCAATGCGCTGTATCATGAGTTCGAGGAGGTCGGCATCAACCGGCAGCTCGGCTACGGTTCACCGGCCGACATCGTCAACCGCTATCCGCAGTTCTATTGGAACAGCGTCGCTCCGCACATCCAGACCGAGATTCGTTATCTCAACATGACCTCGACGGGACGGCAGTGGATCGCAAATCTCTACGCCAACGTGTTCCGTGCCGAGCGCGACATCTCGCTGTCCGGCCCGCAGACCTGA
- a CDS encoding DUF6894 family protein: MTQVFFHCSNDDEILIDRRGTAVLDLTEARDHATRVMHALISAESGEDWRDWVLHVADDLDEEIFAVPFSSILGRMH, translated from the coding sequence ATGACGCAGGTCTTCTTTCATTGCTCCAACGATGATGAGATTCTCATCGACCGGCGCGGAACCGCCGTCCTTGATCTGACCGAGGCCCGTGATCACGCGACGCGCGTGATGCACGCGCTGATTTCGGCCGAAAGCGGCGAGGACTGGCGAGACTGGGTCCTGCACGTCGCCGACGATCTCGATGAAGAAATCTTCGCGGTGCCGTTCTCGTCCATTCTCGGTCGCATGCATTGA
- a CDS encoding 2-hydroxyacid dehydrogenase, producing the protein MISVALLGRPGLMDPMKALLARELPGVTVASWPEPPAREAELAVCWKPEAGALAAMPKLRLIHSIAAGVDNILSDPAVPDVPLCRIVDPGITSAMTEFVLWGTLYFHRDFDRVISNARDGRWRRYDQREAGDRRVGILGLGALGTDAAVRLVDLGFSVSAWSRSPRLLAGVKTFSGAAALDDFLSETDILVSLLPLTPSTVGLLDAARLRRLPKGAALILCSRGEHLVMDDMVALIRSGHLRGAVLDVFEQEPLPADHPLWREPGVLVTPHMAAIASWEVIAQQVAENARRLLRGEMLLNVVDRARGY; encoded by the coding sequence ATGATCTCGGTTGCACTGCTCGGTCGTCCCGGCCTGATGGATCCGATGAAGGCGCTGCTCGCGCGCGAGCTGCCGGGTGTCACCGTTGCGTCCTGGCCGGAGCCCCCCGCACGCGAGGCCGAGCTTGCGGTCTGCTGGAAGCCGGAAGCCGGCGCGCTCGCGGCAATGCCGAAGCTCCGGCTGATTCATTCCATCGCAGCCGGCGTCGACAATATCCTGTCCGATCCCGCCGTGCCGGACGTGCCGCTGTGCCGGATCGTCGATCCCGGCATCACCTCGGCGATGACCGAGTTCGTGCTGTGGGGGACGCTGTATTTCCACCGCGACTTCGACCGCGTGATCAGCAATGCGCGGGACGGCCGGTGGCGGCGCTACGATCAGCGCGAGGCTGGGGATCGCAGGGTCGGCATTCTCGGGCTCGGCGCACTCGGCACCGACGCGGCGGTCCGCCTTGTCGATCTCGGCTTCTCGGTCAGCGCCTGGTCGCGCTCGCCCAGGCTTCTCGCCGGCGTGAAGACGTTCAGCGGCGCCGCTGCGCTCGACGATTTCCTGAGTGAGACCGATATCCTGGTCTCGCTGCTGCCGCTGACGCCGTCGACGGTCGGCCTGCTCGATGCCGCCCGTCTGCGCCGGCTGCCCAAGGGGGCGGCGCTGATCCTGTGCAGCCGCGGCGAGCACCTGGTCATGGACGATATGGTGGCGCTGATTCGCAGTGGCCATCTGCGCGGCGCGGTGCTCGACGTGTTCGAGCAGGAGCCGCTGCCGGCCGATCATCCGCTGTGGCGCGAGCCCGGCGTGCTGGTGACGCCGCACATGGCGGCGATCGCCTCCTGGGAGGTCATTGCGCAGCAGGTGGCCGAGAATGCGAGACGGCTGCTGCGCGGCGAGATGTTGTTGAACGTCGTCGACCGCGCGCGCGGCTACTAG
- a CDS encoding ArgE/DapE family deacylase translates to MTETAAAVPNDVMERLAAAIDANFEQQVAFLQQLVQFRSLRGEEAPVQDWLAGEFEARGYMVDRFNLADVDLMRHPKAAPMDGIALDGSKQVVATLDSEGKGRSLILQGHIDVVPEGPPDLWNDPPYEAIVRDGWMIGRGAQDMKAGVSAMIFALDAIKAAGFVPDGRVHLETVTEEESTGNGALSTLMRGYTADACLIPEPTGHTLTRAQVGAIWFRLRVRGTPVHVAYAETGTNAILSAMHLIRAFQEHTKEINTRATSNAWFAKVKDPIKFNVGIIKGGDWASSTPAWCDLDCRLGVLPGETPAQAMAGIEQCLAKAQAADSFLSENPVELVWSGFQADPAVCEPGSAAEAALAEVHARVFEQPLDVRLSTAVNDTRYYTVDYGIPALCYGPYGIGPHAFDERVDLDSVRKTTLSIAMFVAQWCGLRKA, encoded by the coding sequence GTGACTGAAACTGCGGCGGCTGTGCCGAATGACGTGATGGAGCGGCTCGCTGCCGCCATTGATGCCAACTTCGAACAGCAGGTCGCCTTCCTGCAGCAACTCGTGCAGTTCCGCAGCCTGCGTGGCGAAGAGGCGCCGGTGCAGGACTGGCTGGCCGGCGAGTTCGAGGCGCGCGGCTACATGGTCGACCGCTTCAACCTCGCCGATGTCGACCTGATGCGCCATCCCAAGGCAGCGCCGATGGACGGCATTGCGCTCGACGGCTCGAAGCAGGTGGTGGCGACGCTCGACAGCGAGGGCAAGGGCCGCAGCCTGATCCTGCAGGGCCATATCGACGTCGTGCCCGAGGGGCCGCCCGATCTCTGGAACGATCCGCCCTATGAGGCGATCGTGCGCGACGGCTGGATGATCGGGCGCGGCGCACAGGACATGAAGGCCGGCGTTTCCGCAATGATCTTTGCACTCGACGCGATCAAGGCGGCCGGCTTCGTGCCGGACGGACGCGTTCACCTGGAAACCGTGACCGAGGAGGAGAGCACCGGCAATGGCGCACTCTCGACCTTGATGCGCGGCTACACCGCTGACGCCTGTTTGATCCCGGAGCCCACCGGCCACACGCTGACCCGCGCCCAGGTCGGCGCGATCTGGTTCCGGCTGCGCGTGCGCGGCACGCCGGTGCACGTCGCCTATGCCGAGACCGGCACCAACGCGATCCTGTCGGCGATGCATCTGATCCGTGCCTTCCAGGAGCACACGAAGGAGATCAACACGCGCGCCACGTCCAATGCGTGGTTTGCCAAGGTCAAGGATCCGATCAAGTTCAACGTCGGCATCATCAAGGGCGGCGACTGGGCGAGCTCGACGCCGGCGTGGTGCGACCTGGATTGCCGGCTGGGCGTGCTGCCCGGCGAGACGCCGGCGCAGGCCATGGCGGGCATCGAGCAATGTCTCGCCAAGGCGCAAGCCGCCGACAGTTTCCTGTCGGAGAATCCGGTCGAGCTGGTATGGAGCGGCTTCCAGGCCGATCCGGCCGTGTGCGAGCCCGGCAGCGCTGCCGAGGCTGCACTGGCAGAGGTGCATGCGCGCGTGTTCGAGCAGCCGCTGGATGTGCGGCTGTCCACGGCCGTCAACGACACCCGCTACTACACGGTCGACTACGGCATCCCGGCGCTGTGCTACGGACCCTACGGCATCGGGCCGCATGCGTTCGACGAGCGCGTCGATCTCGACAGTGTTCGCAAGACGACGCTCTCCATCGCGATGTTCGTCGCACAATGGTGCGGGCTGCGGAAGGCGTGA
- the gabT gene encoding 4-aminobutyrate--2-oxoglutarate transaminase encodes MAANEELLARRHQAVVRGVSYATPLFADRAVNSEVWDVEGKRYVDFAGGIAVLNTGHCHPHVVAAIRAQLDRFTHTCFQVLQYEPYVRLSERLNALAPISGPAKSILLTTGAEATENAIKIARAATGRSGIIAFTGAFHGRTALANAMTGKVLPYKKPFGPPLPGIWHAPFPIAGSSVSVEDTLSYINFIFKADIDASQVAAIIIEPVQGEGGFHQAPPELMRGLRRICDANGIVLIADEVQTGFGRTGKMFAMEHYDVQPDLICVAKSLAGGMPLSGVIGRAAIMDAAEPGGLGGTYGGNPLACAAALAVLDVFEQEKLLDRANAIGDRLRAAIARFSRANTLVPVSGPRGPGAMVAFDILKQRGSDEPDAEMTKRVTRVAHENGLILLSCGVTASTIRILVPLTASDEIVDEGLAILEKCLAA; translated from the coding sequence ATGGCTGCAAACGAGGAACTGCTGGCGCGACGGCACCAAGCCGTCGTCAGGGGCGTGAGCTACGCGACGCCGCTATTTGCCGACCGGGCAGTCAACAGCGAGGTCTGGGACGTCGAAGGCAAGCGCTACGTCGACTTCGCCGGCGGCATCGCCGTGCTCAACACCGGACATTGCCACCCGCATGTGGTGGCCGCGATCCGCGCCCAGCTCGACCGTTTCACCCACACCTGCTTCCAGGTGCTGCAATACGAGCCTTATGTGCGTTTGAGCGAGCGGCTCAATGCGCTGGCGCCGATCTCGGGCCCGGCCAAGTCGATCCTGCTGACGACAGGCGCCGAGGCGACCGAGAACGCCATCAAGATCGCGCGCGCCGCCACGGGCCGCAGCGGCATCATCGCCTTCACCGGCGCCTTCCATGGCCGCACCGCGCTCGCCAACGCGATGACGGGCAAGGTGCTGCCCTACAAGAAGCCCTTCGGGCCGCCGCTGCCGGGCATCTGGCATGCGCCGTTCCCGATCGCCGGTAGCAGCGTCTCTGTCGAGGACACGCTGTCCTACATCAATTTCATCTTCAAGGCCGACATCGACGCCTCGCAGGTCGCCGCCATCATCATCGAGCCGGTGCAGGGTGAGGGCGGCTTCCACCAGGCGCCGCCGGAGCTGATGCGGGGCTTGCGCCGGATCTGCGACGCCAACGGCATCGTGCTGATCGCGGACGAGGTGCAGACCGGCTTCGGCCGCACCGGCAAGATGTTCGCGATGGAGCATTACGACGTCCAGCCCGACCTGATCTGCGTCGCCAAGAGCCTCGCCGGCGGCATGCCGCTGTCGGGCGTGATCGGGCGCGCGGCGATCATGGACGCGGCCGAGCCGGGCGGCCTCGGCGGCACCTATGGCGGCAATCCGCTGGCCTGCGCGGCGGCGCTGGCCGTGCTCGACGTGTTCGAGCAGGAGAAGCTGCTCGACCGTGCCAACGCGATCGGTGACCGATTGCGGGCGGCGATCGCGCGCTTCTCGCGCGCCAACACGCTGGTTCCGGTTTCCGGTCCGCGCGGTCCTGGCGCGATGGTTGCATTCGATATCCTGAAGCAGCGCGGCAGCGACGAGCCGGATGCCGAGATGACGAAGCGCGTGACTCGTGTGGCGCACGAGAATGGTCTCATCCTGTTGTCCTGCGGCGTCACGGCGAGCACCATCCGCATTCTGGTGCCGCTGACCGCGTCTGACGAGATCGTGGACGAAGGGCTCGCGATCCTGGAGAAGTGTCTGGCCGCCTGA
- a CDS encoding methyl-accepting chemotaxis protein → MLALFSKNSQASLKPAVVPAADLEPSSPREAQTIRVIDTDDRLGGVSAESFMFDGAASPLAFAFISPHLDFAKITSELRRLAGATTVVAVSTAGELCAATPATLYKPTGNRWSSVVVQVFPADLFQAVSIHAVPLQNDDIRKGSPSLLHDARIDAIVRSLSAVRTPFGIDVRDTLAFTLVDGVSASENYFMEAVYRAGKFPCAFVGGSAGGKLDFKNTYMFDGSRVIENHALLVFMKMAPGRGFSLFKSQNFKKTGQSFVVMGADPNRRTASGVLDERTNEIRPFANAVADVLKTTPAGVMSKMQRYSFGIEVGADLFVRSVADINAETGVISFFCDVNSGDRLELLEATDFVEQTRKDLQAFLQGKPPAIGAVLNDCILRRLNNESALRNMSGLWPMPAAGFSTFGELFGININQTLTAVVFFDTRGQQLRDPFADMFPVHYANFASYFTRSHLNRMILLNRIKDGIVARLTEYLGTSAMLSEKVENALGQTAAINTIVKDIHSVILTSADSAVKATDTTALANEFAGLTQAMNGLRDILKIIDTIAGQTNLLALNATIESARAGEAGRGFSVVASEVKKLAQDTRSSLSRTHASIGGMENSLASLGTNIQETRGQLVQAGEGYGGIVTQIEQMFTKLETITGVLAELVNFVRERSAELAGVMGDIDKLKRIG, encoded by the coding sequence GTGTTGGCACTGTTCTCGAAGAACTCACAGGCTTCGTTGAAGCCCGCCGTCGTTCCTGCCGCTGACTTGGAACCGTCGAGCCCGCGAGAGGCGCAGACGATCCGCGTCATCGATACGGATGACAGGCTTGGTGGCGTCTCCGCAGAAAGCTTCATGTTCGACGGCGCCGCGTCGCCGCTTGCATTCGCGTTCATCTCGCCGCATCTCGATTTCGCGAAGATCACATCCGAGCTCCGCAGGCTGGCCGGGGCCACGACCGTGGTCGCGGTCTCGACCGCAGGCGAGCTCTGCGCCGCCACGCCCGCAACGCTTTACAAGCCCACGGGCAACCGCTGGTCGTCCGTGGTGGTCCAGGTGTTTCCCGCCGATCTGTTTCAGGCGGTGAGCATCCACGCCGTTCCGCTGCAGAACGATGACATCCGCAAGGGCTCGCCCTCGCTGCTGCACGATGCGCGCATCGACGCGATCGTCCGCTCGCTCTCGGCGGTGCGCACGCCGTTCGGCATCGATGTGCGCGACACGCTCGCATTCACGCTGGTCGATGGCGTATCGGCGAGCGAAAACTATTTCATGGAGGCTGTGTACAGGGCCGGCAAGTTCCCGTGCGCCTTCGTCGGCGGCTCGGCCGGCGGCAAGCTCGACTTCAAGAACACCTACATGTTCGACGGCAGCCGCGTGATCGAAAATCACGCGCTTCTGGTCTTCATGAAGATGGCTCCGGGACGCGGGTTCAGTCTGTTCAAGAGCCAGAATTTCAAGAAGACCGGTCAGTCTTTCGTCGTGATGGGGGCCGATCCGAACCGGCGCACCGCGTCCGGCGTCCTCGACGAGCGAACCAACGAGATCCGGCCTTTTGCCAACGCCGTTGCAGACGTGCTCAAGACGACGCCTGCCGGGGTCATGTCGAAGATGCAGCGCTATTCCTTCGGGATCGAGGTGGGCGCTGACCTCTTCGTCCGGTCGGTCGCGGATATCAATGCTGAGACGGGCGTCATTTCATTCTTCTGCGACGTGAACTCGGGCGATCGCCTGGAGCTTCTGGAAGCGACCGATTTCGTGGAGCAGACCAGGAAGGATCTCCAGGCCTTCCTGCAGGGCAAGCCGCCGGCGATCGGGGCGGTTCTCAACGATTGCATCCTGCGTCGATTGAACAACGAAAGCGCGCTGCGCAACATGTCCGGTCTTTGGCCGATGCCTGCGGCGGGATTCTCGACCTTCGGCGAATTGTTCGGAATCAACATCAACCAGACGCTGACGGCGGTGGTGTTCTTCGACACGCGGGGCCAGCAGCTGCGCGATCCGTTCGCGGACATGTTCCCGGTTCACTACGCAAACTTCGCCAGCTACTTCACCCGCAGCCATCTCAATCGCATGATCCTGCTCAACCGGATCAAGGACGGGATTGTCGCGCGTCTCACCGAATATCTCGGCACCAGCGCGATGCTGAGCGAGAAGGTGGAGAACGCGCTGGGGCAGACTGCCGCCATCAACACCATCGTCAAGGATATCCATTCGGTGATCCTGACCAGCGCGGATTCGGCCGTCAAGGCGACCGACACGACGGCGCTCGCCAATGAGTTCGCCGGCCTGACCCAGGCGATGAACGGCTTGCGTGACATCCTCAAGATCATCGACACCATCGCCGGTCAGACCAACCTGCTGGCGCTGAATGCCACGATCGAATCCGCGCGCGCCGGTGAGGCTGGTCGCGGCTTCTCGGTGGTTGCGAGCGAGGTCAAGAAGCTGGCTCAGGATACGCGCTCCAGCCTGTCGCGGACGCACGCCTCGATCGGCGGCATGGAAAACTCGCTGGCATCGCTGGGCACGAACATCCAGGAAACGCGCGGACAGCTGGTGCAGGCGGGCGAAGGCTATGGTGGGATCGTCACGCAGATCGAGCAGATGTTCACCAAGCTCGAGACGATCACGGGCGTCCTCGCCGAGCTCGTCAACTTCGTGCGCGAGCGGAGCGCCGAGCTTGCCGGCGTGATGGGCGACATCGACAAGTTGAAGCGGATCGGCTGA
- a CDS encoding LysR substrate-binding domain-containing protein has product MTRPRLPSLIALRAFEAVGRRGSVRAAGDELAVSHTVVSRHLQNLQRSLGVVLVRAEGRGLALTDLGRLFHAEVTQAFDIIARATTLIRPAARPTLNIWCIPGLANRRLLARLPELTGPPRNWDINLQPTLSHPDLPRGEADAEIVYAEVIETGGAVVAEELVRPRVFPVASPAYLARFPGITTLAGIAKASLIHEESTAQWERWFELAGLDQLVTLRGQRLWHAHLAIEAARIGQGVALANEVLVAEDIRSGALVEVIPSTIHMGAYQLVALKERWNEPAIAALRGWLKKVLAE; this is encoded by the coding sequence ATGACGAGACCACGATTGCCCTCTCTCATTGCGCTGCGTGCCTTCGAGGCGGTTGGCCGCAGGGGCAGCGTGCGCGCGGCCGGCGACGAGCTCGCCGTCAGCCATACCGTCGTGTCGCGCCATCTGCAGAATCTGCAGCGCAGCCTCGGCGTCGTGCTGGTGCGCGCGGAGGGGCGGGGCCTCGCGCTCACCGACCTCGGCCGCTTGTTCCACGCCGAGGTCACCCAGGCCTTCGACATCATCGCCCGCGCCACCACGCTGATCAGACCGGCGGCGCGCCCGACCCTGAACATCTGGTGCATTCCCGGGCTTGCCAATCGGCGGCTGCTGGCGCGGCTACCGGAGCTGACCGGTCCGCCGCGGAACTGGGACATCAACCTGCAGCCGACGCTGTCGCATCCAGACCTGCCGCGCGGCGAGGCCGATGCCGAGATCGTCTATGCCGAGGTGATCGAGACGGGCGGCGCGGTGGTGGCCGAGGAATTGGTGCGTCCGCGGGTGTTTCCGGTGGCGAGCCCGGCCTATCTGGCGCGCTTCCCGGGGATCACGACGCTTGCAGGCATCGCCAAGGCATCGCTGATCCACGAGGAGTCCACCGCGCAGTGGGAACGCTGGTTCGAGCTGGCGGGACTGGACCAGCTGGTCACGCTGCGCGGACAGCGGCTGTGGCATGCGCACCTCGCGATCGAGGCGGCGCGCATCGGGCAGGGCGTCGCGCTCGCCAACGAGGTGCTGGTCGCGGAAGATATCCGCAGCGGCGCGCTGGTCGAGGTGATCCCGTCGACGATCCACATGGGCGCCTATCAGCTCGTCGCGCTCAAAGAGCGCTGGAACGAGCCCGCCATCGCCGCGCTGCGGGGATGGTTGAAGAAAGTGCTCGCGGAATAG
- a CDS encoding NADPH-dependent FMN reductase, whose protein sequence is MSFRILVLYGSYRIDRMGIRLAQFVVDGISARGHDVELIDAKAVGLPMLDRMYKEYRPGEAPPAMAELAAKIRAADGFVFVTGEYNWGMQPGLKNLTDHFLEEWFWRPAAIASYSAGRLSGARAATAWHGTLSEMGMVVVSSTLAVGPIGQALSADGKPMGDAGKALERAFPRFADDLLWWVEASRDQRARKAPPY, encoded by the coding sequence ATGAGCTTCCGCATCCTCGTCCTCTACGGCTCCTATCGCATCGACCGGATGGGTATCCGGCTGGCGCAGTTCGTCGTCGACGGCATCAGCGCCAGGGGACACGACGTCGAGCTGATCGACGCCAAGGCGGTCGGCCTGCCGATGCTCGATCGCATGTACAAGGAATACCGGCCGGGCGAAGCGCCGCCGGCCATGGCGGAGCTTGCGGCCAAGATCCGCGCCGCCGACGGCTTCGTGTTCGTCACCGGCGAATATAATTGGGGCATGCAGCCCGGACTGAAGAACCTCACCGACCATTTCCTCGAGGAATGGTTCTGGCGCCCTGCTGCAATTGCGAGCTACTCGGCGGGCCGGCTGTCGGGGGCGCGGGCGGCGACCGCCTGGCACGGCACCCTGTCGGAGATGGGCATGGTCGTGGTGTCGAGCACGCTCGCGGTCGGTCCCATCGGACAGGCGTTGTCGGCCGACGGCAAGCCCATGGGCGATGCCGGCAAGGCGCTGGAGCGCGCGTTCCCGCGGTTCGCCGATGATCTGTTGTGGTGGGTCGAGGCGAGCCGGGACCAGCGGGCGCGCAAGGCGCCACCCTATTGA
- a CDS encoding acyl-CoA dehydrogenase family protein translates to MATSTAARKIEEGPYPQLDTIVADVIKANADRNDREGRFPRENLRALAEAGWTGVLNAPRFGGLGLGHVDFAEAAYRIGQADASTGLVYVMHVGAAQTINLFGTDDQKERWLKADGGRLLGTYSTSERATGGHWWYNLSEASRDGEDYRLNADKSFTTSSGQADFYVAQTRTPGAKDQADIIFFIVDGKAEGIESRPWEALGVRANHSGGISYKNVRVPRRDRLGAEGQGKEIIYDGVSPVYLIGLGAVWEGLARGVLNAAVAHTTGFVHKDRNKSLSDYQAIRQELGAAKVLVESLRPWRIELAHKLDELWHGGKPQSELLIPLTEFKVHAAEVANKVASSALTVTGGYGYHRGPIERAFRDARAAIAMGPSNIIAREWIGKAQVGLPLELFYEGGE, encoded by the coding sequence ATGGCGACCAGCACTGCCGCACGCAAGATCGAGGAAGGCCCTTATCCGCAGCTCGACACGATCGTGGCCGACGTCATCAAGGCCAATGCCGACCGCAACGACCGCGAGGGCCGCTTTCCCCGCGAGAACCTGCGCGCGCTCGCCGAGGCCGGCTGGACCGGCGTGCTCAACGCGCCGCGCTTCGGCGGGCTCGGGCTCGGCCATGTCGATTTCGCCGAGGCCGCCTATCGCATCGGCCAGGCCGATGCCTCGACCGGTCTCGTCTACGTCATGCATGTCGGCGCGGCGCAGACCATCAATTTGTTCGGCACCGACGACCAGAAGGAGCGCTGGCTGAAGGCGGATGGCGGCCGGCTGCTCGGAACGTACTCGACCAGCGAGCGCGCCACTGGCGGTCATTGGTGGTACAATCTGTCGGAGGCTTCGCGCGACGGCGAGGACTACCGGCTCAATGCCGACAAGTCGTTCACGACGAGCTCTGGCCAGGCCGACTTCTACGTCGCCCAGACCCGCACGCCCGGCGCCAAGGACCAGGCCGACATCATCTTCTTCATCGTCGACGGCAAGGCTGAGGGCATCGAGTCGCGGCCATGGGAGGCGCTCGGCGTCCGCGCCAACCATTCCGGCGGCATCAGCTACAAGAACGTGCGCGTGCCGCGGCGCGACCGGCTCGGCGCCGAAGGGCAGGGCAAGGAGATCATCTATGACGGCGTCTCGCCGGTCTACCTGATCGGCCTCGGCGCGGTCTGGGAGGGGCTGGCGCGCGGCGTGCTGAATGCTGCGGTCGCGCACACCACCGGCTTCGTCCACAAGGACCGCAACAAGAGCCTCTCGGATTACCAGGCGATCCGACAGGAGCTCGGCGCCGCCAAGGTGCTGGTCGAGAGCCTGCGTCCGTGGCGGATCGAGCTGGCGCACAAGCTCGACGAGCTGTGGCACGGCGGCAAGCCTCAGAGCGAGCTCCTGATCCCGCTGACCGAGTTCAAGGTGCACGCCGCCGAGGTCGCCAACAAGGTGGCGTCGTCAGCGCTGACCGTGACCGGCGGCTATGGCTATCACCGCGGCCCGATCGAGCGCGCCTTCCGCGATGCACGCGCCGCGATCGCGATGGGGCCGTCCAACATCATCGCGCGGGAATGGATCGGCAAGGCCCAGGTCGGGCTGCCGCTCGAGCTGTTCTACGAAGGCGGGGAGTAA
- a CDS encoding ABC transporter ATP-binding protein yields MSDVLLSVAHLAATYDQAIRAVSDVSFAVRRGEIVAVLGANGAGKSTTLQAVSALLPARRGQITGGRISYDGRDVSSSSPAQLVRIGLVPVLEGRHCFVSLSVEENLITGAIGRDARRGEISADLERVYALFPQLTRHRRSVAGLTSGGEQQMTAIGRALMSRPRLLVLDEPSMGLAPLVVEGIFRALKKLNAEEGLSILVAEQNSTVALRFADHAIVLEGGRSVLAGPARELRQRPDIKHLYLGGATAPAQTTQAVA; encoded by the coding sequence ATGAGTGACGTGCTGTTGTCGGTCGCGCATCTGGCGGCGACCTATGACCAGGCGATCCGTGCCGTCAGCGACGTGTCGTTCGCCGTGCGGCGCGGCGAGATCGTTGCCGTGCTCGGCGCCAACGGTGCCGGCAAGTCGACTACCCTGCAGGCGGTCTCGGCGCTGCTGCCGGCGCGGCGCGGGCAGATCACCGGCGGACGTATCAGCTATGACGGCCGCGACGTGTCGTCGTCATCCCCGGCGCAACTGGTGCGGATTGGGCTGGTGCCGGTGCTGGAGGGCCGGCATTGCTTTGTCTCGCTGAGCGTCGAGGAGAACCTGATCACCGGCGCGATCGGCCGCGATGCCAGGCGAGGCGAGATCAGCGCCGATCTCGAACGTGTCTACGCCTTGTTCCCGCAGCTCACGCGGCACCGTCGTTCGGTGGCCGGGCTCACCTCCGGCGGCGAGCAGCAGATGACGGCGATCGGTCGTGCGCTGATGTCGCGGCCGCGGCTGCTGGTGCTCGACGAGCCGTCGATGGGGCTCGCGCCGCTGGTGGTCGAAGGCATCTTTCGCGCGCTCAAGAAGCTCAATGCCGAGGAGGGGCTATCCATCCTCGTGGCCGAGCAGAACTCCACCGTGGCGCTGCGCTTCGCCGATCACGCGATCGTGCTGGAGGGCGGCCGCAGCGTGCTCGCCGGTCCCGCGCGCGAACTGCGGCAGCGTCCGGACATCAAGCATCTCTATCTCGGCGGCGCGACCGCGCCGGCGCAGACCACCCAGGCCGTGGCCTGA